The sequence below is a genomic window from Streptomyces sp. NBC_00582.
CACGAACGCGAGTTTCGCGCCGTACCAGGGCAGTCCGGCCAGATAGACGGCGGCGGCCGCGCAGCCCACCCCGGCCACCAGCACGAGGGCCTGGCTGATCTGCGCGTTGCGCGCCGCGCGCCCGGCCGGGAACCGCACCAGGGTGTTGTTCAGGCCGAGCAGGCTCAGCGTGGCGAGCAGCGAGGTCGCCGAGATCAGGGAGGTGGCGAGGCCGACCTGGGCGGCGGAGTAGAACCGGGCGACGACCACCCAGAACACGAAGCTGAGGCCCGCGGTGACGACCGTCGAGGCGAGCAGGAAGAAGGAGCTGCGGTAGATCCGGTCTCCGGACCGGGCGTGCCGGGCGGTCACCGTCCCCCACCGTCCCCGCGGTAGTGGGCGAGCAGGGTCCGCACATGGCTCTCCCAGGTGAAGGCCCGCTGCGCGTACGTCCGGCTGTACTCCCCCATGCGGGCCCGCCGCAGCGGATCGGCCGCCAGGGCGCGCAGTTCCGCGGCGAGCGCGGGCACGTCACGGGCCACCAGGGACACCCCGTCGCGGTCCAGTCCGTACGGCGCGTAGCCGGGGTCGTCGGTGGTCACCACCGGAAGCCCGGAGGCCATCGCCTCCTGCACGGTGAGCGGGAAGCCCTCCGCGGTCGACGGCAGCGCGAACACGTCACAGGCCCGGTAGGCCTCCGCGACGGCCTCGGGCGGCAGGGCGCCGAGGTGGTGGACGCCGGGCCGGCCGGTGAGGGCGGCCGCGTCGCCGCCCCCGGAGAACACCAGGTCGTAGCCGGCGTCCGGGGTGTGGGCGGCCAGCAGCAGGTCGTACCCCTTCTTGGGCACCAGACGGCCCACGAACAGCACGAGGACCCGGTCGGCCGGCAGTCCCAACCGGTCCCGGGCGGCGGCCCGTTCGCCCGTCGCCGCCGGACGGAACAGCTCGGTGTCGACCCCGTTGGCGAGGTGGTGCGAGCGCTCGGCGCGGGCGCCGTGGGCCCGGACGAAGGCGGCCACCGAGGCGTTGAGCGTGAACACCGACCGCGCGCCGCGCAGCAGGAACCGGCCGGCGGTCCCGTACACCGCCCGCTGCACGGCCCGGACCAGGCCCGAGGGATGGTCGACGACCGCCACGTGCTGGGTGTGGACCCGGCGGGTGCGGGTGAGCCGCGCGGCCAGGCCCGCCGCCCAGGAGCTGAGGTAGAGGCAGTCGTGGACGTGCACGACGTCCGCCCGCCGGCTCAGGCGCAGTGCGGCGGCCGCGAGCGCGGGCGAGAACACGGGGAACGGCACTCCGGCCCGCTCCTCGGCGCCGTTCCAGGCCCGGATCCGCACCACCCGTACGCCGCCCTCGACCGTGGTCGCCGAACGCGGGCCGCTGGTCAGCACGGTGACGTCGGCGCCCCGCGCGGCCAGCCCCTCGGCCTCCTGCCGGACGACGTTCTCGATGCCGCCGACGTGCGGCGGGTAGTAGTGGCTGACGAGGAGGACCCTCGGCGGGCGCGCGCTCATCGGTAGATCACGGCTCCCCCGTTGCTGTAGATGAGGTCGCGGGAGTCGAGGACCTTCATCGGATACCTGTAGGTGATGAGGTCACCGCCGTAGAACACGGTGACCAGCCCGGTGCGGGTCGGCGTGGTGCCGAGCAGGACATAGGAGTCGGTGCGCAGGGCCGCCGGGTGGATGTCGGCGAGCGTGGGGTGGGTGAGCAGTGCCTGGAGCCGGCTGTACGAGAACCGGTCGGTCTGCACCAGCCCCCGCCCCTCCTCGGTGAGTCGCGCGTCGAGCCACAGCGCGGCCCGCCGCTCCTCGGCGTGGGGGTAGTAGATGGCGTAGTACTGGCCGGAGTCGGAGAGCTGCACCTGCGCCGGATAGCCGCCCAGCGCCTTCGGCACCACCCCGGACAGGTCGAGCAGCAGCCCGGCCAGCAGGAGGGCGGCCAGGGGCACCGTGCGGCGGCCCGCCCAGCGCAGCAGCCACAGGGTGGCGGTGGCGAGGAAGGGCGCGAAGAAGAACAGGCCCTGCTGGAAGGCGCGCAGCAGGCTGTAGTCCACCGAGAGCTGGGGGATCAGGGTGAACAGCGCGACCATGCACCAGGCGCCGGCGGCGATCGTCACCTGGTCGCGCACCGGCCGGAACGCCGAGCGTCGCGCCCACATCGCGACGGCGAACCCGGCCATCACCATGGCCTGGAAGAACAGCGCGGCTCCCTGCCGCAGCCCGCCGTTGAGGGTCCGTACGTCGATGCCCACCGCGTCCAGGGCCCGTCCGACGACGGTCGGCTTCATGTCGGGGGTCTCCACCACGGGCGTGCTGAGGCTCTTGACCTCGGACAGCGGCAGATAGTCGCCGTCGGTGCGCTCGCCCGCGGTCTGTTTCAGCAGTCCGTCCTCGTACTCCTGCATGCGCTGCGCGGCGGGCACCTTCGCGCCGCCGAAGATGCTGTACGCCGTGTCGGAGGAGCCGGATTCGGACTCGCCGCCGACGAGTGCCGAGGCGACGGCGTGCAAAGTGCGTTCTGCCTGGCCGCCGGTGTGCGTCACGGGTCCCGCCCACAGCAGGGCGAGGAGCGCGGGCACCGCCACGGTCCACCAGGTGAGGAAGGACAGCATCCGGTCCTCGCGGCGTCTGCGGCGGACCCGCTCGCGGCCCCGGCGGGAGAACAGCCGCCAGACCTTGTCGCCGAGGAAGGAGATCGCGAGGGTGCCGACGACGACGTAGGTGGTGGAGTAGTGCGAGAGCACGATGCCGCCGAGGAGCACCACGAACACGGCACGGCGGGCCCGGCGCGGGCCGCGCGAGTCGGTGAGGACCACCATGGCGCAGCCCAGCAGCAGGAACGCGATCTCCTGGCGGCCGAGGTACGGCATGTCGGTGAGGAAGGTCGGGAAGACGAGGAAGTACACCGCCGAGATCAGCGCGACGACGCGCGGCGCCACATTGCGCACCGCGCGGTGCACGAGGACCGGGGTGCACGCGAACAGCAGCGGCAGGACGACCTTGAAGATCGTGGTGTCGGCCAGCGCGGTGAGCTGGAAGACGCTCACGGGCAGCAGGGTGATGCCGAGGCACGCGTTGTACGGGTCGGTGTAGGTGCCGATGTCCCAGTACTCGCCGCCCAGG
It includes:
- a CDS encoding DUF2206 domain-containing protein, translating into MTTKDTAENTAENTAENTAGGPSKASAGDTLRLSVVRPVPRTSPEEPPGAEEAGEAEAAGSPRRALPGRRPLVLLGVVLATVLQLVPDVPGPPRTLAGLWLLFGAPVLLWRPVARRVVTSGTAELMLSVGFTVMTDIVVALTVNTALPPLGLDRPLTRPVLALATAVALLVLNAFAPVDPRPATAPRRPWSGLAGARGLRPVAALGALALVLSVAGAIRLNNGLGGAVSVAAVIAVAALLVLILLRRGRYPVPVLELGLYCASAALLLLTSLRGQYITGHDIQKEFLYFRLTLGGEYWDIGTYTDPYNACLGITLLPVSVFQLTALADTTIFKVVLPLLFACTPVLVHRAVRNVAPRVVALISAVYFLVFPTFLTDMPYLGRQEIAFLLLGCAMVVLTDSRGPRRARRAVFVVLLGGIVLSHYSTTYVVVGTLAISFLGDKVWRLFSRRGRERVRRRRREDRMLSFLTWWTVAVPALLALLWAGPVTHTGGQAERTLHAVASALVGGESESGSSDTAYSIFGGAKVPAAQRMQEYEDGLLKQTAGERTDGDYLPLSEVKSLSTPVVETPDMKPTVVGRALDAVGIDVRTLNGGLRQGAALFFQAMVMAGFAVAMWARRSAFRPVRDQVTIAAGAWCMVALFTLIPQLSVDYSLLRAFQQGLFFFAPFLATATLWLLRWAGRRTVPLAALLLAGLLLDLSGVVPKALGGYPAQVQLSDSGQYYAIYYPHAEERRAALWLDARLTEEGRGLVQTDRFSYSRLQALLTHPTLADIHPAALRTDSYVLLGTTPTRTGLVTVFYGGDLITYRYPMKVLDSRDLIYSNGGAVIYR
- a CDS encoding glycosyltransferase family 4 protein: MSARPPRVLLVSHYYPPHVGGIENVVRQEAEGLAARGADVTVLTSGPRSATTVEGGVRVVRIRAWNGAEERAGVPFPVFSPALAAAALRLSRRADVVHVHDCLYLSSWAAGLAARLTRTRRVHTQHVAVVDHPSGLVRAVQRAVYGTAGRFLLRGARSVFTLNASVAAFVRAHGARAERSHHLANGVDTELFRPAATGERAAARDRLGLPADRVLVLFVGRLVPKKGYDLLLAAHTPDAGYDLVFSGGGDAAALTGRPGVHHLGALPPEAVAEAYRACDVFALPSTAEGFPLTVQEAMASGLPVVTTDDPGYAPYGLDRDGVSLVARDVPALAAELRALAADPLRRARMGEYSRTYAQRAFTWESHVRTLLAHYRGDGGGR